A part of Myxococcus landrumus genomic DNA contains:
- a CDS encoding type I polyketide synthase, whose product MSAPGDYGDLMKRALLKLQEAQSQLDAHARERHEGLAIVGMGCRFPGGASTPGRYWRLLLDGTDAISEVPPERWDAEALYHPDPDQPGKVYCRTGAFLEDIDQFEPRFFGISPREAARMDPQHRLLLEVTWEALESAGRNPASLHGTRTGVFVGMMGQDYTQLATQSHELIDAHTGAGNSASVASGRLSYTFGFQGPSLTVDTACSSSLVALHLALRSLRQREVDFAVVGGVNLVLSPVATLMESRARMLSADGRCKTFDAAANGIGRGEGCGVLVLRRLSDALAEEDPIVAVIRGSAVNQDGRTSGLTVPNGLAQRQVIQEALRDARVEASRVGYVEAHGTGTALGDPIELEALGAVYGDRTARAQPLMVGSVKTNLGHLEGAAGIAGVFKAALCLANEEIPPHLHLRNPTPHVDWGRLFVEVPTERRGWRGPESRFAAVSSFGFSGTNAHVILESAPRPAQGAARSTARTLELLTLSARSPGSLHRLAESFADELSGARRDSLAEVCHTANVSRGAMEERAAFVASTSEEMATALRTFARGEGAWVRGQRGSELPRVAWLFTGQGAQYAGMGRELFETEPGFRRDLLRFEDILRPHLDRPLTEVLFRDESGALNETRYTQPATVALELAVAGLLRSWGLQADAVLGHSVGEYAAALFAGALTPEAGLPLVAERARLMQALPERGGMLALFTDEARALRALAGHDRVALAALNGPRNTVVSGAESSLDAIARELAAEGIGSQRLKVSHAFHSPLMQPMLEAFARVSGGVRLQAPEVALISNLDGAEAGAAFLRPDYWVRHVREPVRFEQGLRTLLQRGVSVFLEVGPKPVLSNLAREGVAPEGTVWLETLHPRRSDRAGLLRTLAELYVRGARVDGARLAGEAGLRRIALPTYPFERQRHWLEVPAPWARSSRPATHPLLGARWESSALREGTTVFSRELDARILPLLRDHRVFGKVVVPATAFVEMVASAVAEVTGSESMSLEAVTLHQPLVLPEQRIRVVQTLLEDQGAAGFTCTVMSQDESRQEEGRGARASWTTHLTCRVSALSATPSRPELDAWRRSCPSPVDIGDFSEAIRQRGLDYGPSLSVLSSLHRGAHAALSSSEVAEGTVSYRAHPALLDACLRTAAAVTPLSPDDEGLLLPVAIQRLDLHRRLPARLWTFATQRAEVEAAGHPITDMTLCAEDGTVVASLTGLSVRRADREVLLRGLEVDWREWLYRVAWSPCASPEAARAAGQHWVLFIDDGGFGDEVAALLERLGARITRVRKGSEFIPGSEGFQVDPAAPAHFEQLFAAWDGAPPHGLMYLWGLDTEESLESAQRSGCVGALHLVKALARRSGAPAPRMVIATRGTQALPTDVRGPRISQAPLWGFGQAVSTELPELRCLRVDLPGEPGPVDAEALLRACALPEQESQAAVREGALYTARLERARPRAASRKLEVSEEASYLVAGGLGGLGLRLAGWLADRGAKHLLLLGRRGPSPDAQRRIAALEARGVHVRVAQADLASRDAVAAVLAEARRAPPLRGIFHAAGLLRDGTLVHQTAESLHEVLAPKVQGAWNLHELSAGMPLDFFVCFSSAASLLGTPGQSNYVAANAFLDGLAHLRQAQGLPALSINWGSWAETGMAARLGSAAEGTPAALGFESIPVERGLDILERLMGGAGASLGVFPVDWKRLGEKWPGLARQDFFQGLLGGTPQQPRSPAFRAQLEAAAPGRRLELLRQHVSSQVSRTLGLAESERLSGHERLFDLGFDSLLAVELKNRLASSLGRNLRSTLVFDFPSVAGLVSHLSGELGLGGEAPKRVEGPVRDDTLAAEIQTLSEQELTSLIDQELMSALTR is encoded by the coding sequence ATGTCAGCACCCGGAGACTACGGTGACTTGATGAAGCGTGCGCTCCTGAAGCTCCAGGAGGCGCAGTCGCAGCTCGACGCGCATGCGCGAGAGCGGCACGAGGGTCTGGCCATCGTCGGCATGGGGTGCCGCTTCCCGGGAGGTGCCTCGACGCCTGGCCGCTACTGGCGGTTGCTCCTCGATGGCACGGACGCCATCTCCGAGGTTCCACCGGAGCGATGGGACGCGGAGGCCCTCTACCATCCGGACCCGGACCAGCCCGGGAAGGTCTACTGCCGCACGGGCGCATTCCTGGAGGACATCGACCAGTTCGAGCCCCGGTTCTTCGGCATCTCGCCGCGCGAGGCGGCGCGGATGGACCCGCAGCACCGGCTCTTGCTGGAGGTCACCTGGGAGGCGCTGGAGAGTGCTGGTCGCAACCCGGCCTCGCTGCACGGAACGCGGACGGGCGTGTTCGTCGGGATGATGGGGCAGGACTACACGCAGCTCGCCACCCAGTCGCACGAGCTCATCGATGCCCACACGGGCGCGGGCAACAGCGCGAGCGTCGCCTCGGGCCGGCTCTCGTACACGTTCGGCTTCCAGGGGCCGAGCCTCACCGTCGACACGGCGTGCTCCTCCTCGCTGGTCGCCCTCCACCTCGCGCTGCGCAGCCTGCGCCAGCGCGAGGTCGACTTCGCGGTGGTGGGCGGGGTGAACCTCGTGCTGTCGCCCGTCGCGACGCTGATGGAGTCCCGTGCGCGCATGCTCTCCGCGGACGGTCGCTGCAAGACGTTCGACGCGGCGGCCAACGGGATTGGAAGAGGGGAGGGCTGTGGAGTCCTCGTGTTGCGGCGGCTCTCGGATGCACTCGCGGAGGAGGACCCCATTGTCGCGGTCATTCGTGGCTCGGCGGTCAACCAGGATGGCCGGACCAGCGGGCTGACGGTTCCGAACGGTCTCGCTCAGCGGCAGGTCATCCAGGAGGCACTGAGGGATGCGCGGGTCGAGGCCTCGCGCGTGGGCTACGTCGAAGCGCATGGGACCGGGACGGCGCTCGGTGACCCCATCGAGCTGGAGGCGCTCGGCGCGGTCTACGGCGACCGGACGGCGCGAGCGCAGCCGCTGATGGTGGGGTCGGTGAAGACGAACCTGGGCCACCTCGAAGGCGCGGCGGGTATCGCGGGAGTGTTCAAGGCCGCCCTGTGTCTGGCGAACGAGGAGATTCCTCCCCACCTCCATCTTCGGAACCCCACGCCCCATGTCGACTGGGGCCGGTTGTTCGTCGAGGTTCCCACGGAGCGGCGGGGATGGCGGGGACCCGAGTCCCGCTTCGCGGCCGTGAGCTCGTTTGGATTCTCGGGGACGAATGCGCACGTCATCCTCGAGTCGGCGCCTCGGCCCGCGCAGGGTGCTGCCCGGAGCACCGCGCGCACCCTGGAGCTGCTGACGCTCTCGGCCCGCTCGCCAGGCAGCCTGCACCGGCTGGCGGAGTCGTTCGCGGACGAGCTCTCGGGGGCGCGCAGGGACTCGCTCGCGGAGGTCTGCCACACGGCGAACGTCAGCCGGGGGGCGATGGAGGAGCGCGCGGCCTTCGTGGCCTCGACTTCCGAGGAGATGGCCACCGCGCTCCGGACGTTTGCTCGTGGAGAGGGGGCGTGGGTCCGGGGGCAGCGAGGTTCGGAGCTTCCGCGCGTCGCCTGGCTCTTCACTGGGCAAGGCGCGCAGTACGCGGGCATGGGACGCGAGCTGTTCGAGACGGAGCCGGGCTTCCGTCGCGACCTCCTCCGCTTCGAGGACATCCTCCGACCGCACCTCGACCGACCGCTGACCGAGGTGTTGTTCCGGGATGAGAGCGGGGCGCTGAACGAGACCCGTTACACGCAGCCGGCCACGGTGGCGCTCGAGCTGGCGGTGGCGGGACTGCTGCGCTCCTGGGGACTCCAGGCCGATGCGGTCCTGGGGCACAGCGTGGGTGAGTACGCCGCGGCCCTCTTCGCCGGTGCCCTGACTCCCGAAGCGGGGCTCCCGCTCGTGGCCGAGCGCGCGCGACTGATGCAGGCGCTGCCCGAGCGCGGCGGAATGCTGGCCCTCTTCACCGATGAGGCACGCGCACTTCGCGCCCTGGCGGGACATGACCGGGTGGCCCTGGCGGCACTCAACGGACCGCGGAACACGGTGGTCTCCGGCGCGGAGTCGTCGCTCGATGCCATCGCTCGGGAGCTGGCGGCGGAGGGCATCGGGAGCCAGCGCCTGAAGGTCTCGCACGCGTTCCACTCGCCGCTGATGCAGCCGATGTTGGAGGCGTTCGCGCGGGTGTCGGGCGGCGTGCGGCTCCAGGCGCCGGAGGTGGCGCTCATCTCCAACCTCGATGGCGCCGAAGCGGGCGCGGCGTTCCTGCGTCCGGACTACTGGGTCCGGCATGTCCGCGAGCCGGTTCGTTTCGAGCAAGGACTCCGCACGCTCCTCCAGCGTGGGGTGAGCGTCTTCCTGGAGGTGGGGCCGAAGCCCGTCCTGTCGAACCTCGCGAGGGAGGGCGTAGCGCCTGAAGGCACGGTGTGGCTGGAGACGCTGCACCCTCGTCGCTCGGACCGGGCGGGCCTGCTGCGCACCCTCGCGGAGCTCTACGTGCGCGGCGCACGCGTCGACGGGGCGCGTCTCGCTGGCGAAGCGGGACTCAGGCGCATCGCGCTCCCGACCTATCCGTTCGAGCGTCAGCGCCACTGGCTGGAAGTGCCCGCGCCCTGGGCTCGCTCCTCTCGGCCCGCGACTCATCCGTTGCTCGGGGCCCGCTGGGAGTCCTCCGCGCTGCGGGAGGGCACCACGGTCTTCTCGCGGGAGCTGGACGCCCGGATCCTGCCGTTGCTGCGCGACCACCGTGTCTTCGGCAAGGTGGTGGTCCCCGCCACGGCCTTCGTGGAGATGGTGGCCTCGGCGGTTGCGGAGGTGACGGGCTCGGAGTCGATGTCGCTGGAGGCGGTGACGCTTCACCAGCCCCTCGTCCTTCCGGAGCAACGCATCCGGGTCGTCCAGACGCTGCTGGAGGACCAGGGCGCGGCGGGCTTCACGTGTACGGTGATGAGCCAGGATGAGTCACGCCAGGAGGAAGGGCGCGGAGCACGCGCCTCCTGGACGACGCATCTGACCTGCCGGGTCTCGGCGTTGAGCGCGACGCCGTCGCGTCCGGAGCTGGACGCCTGGCGCCGGAGCTGTCCCAGCCCTGTCGATATCGGGGACTTCTCCGAGGCGATTCGCCAGCGCGGACTCGACTACGGACCTTCGCTGTCCGTGTTGTCCTCGCTCCATCGCGGGGCACACGCCGCGCTCTCCTCCAGCGAAGTGGCGGAGGGGACCGTGAGCTACCGCGCTCATCCCGCCCTGCTCGATGCATGCCTGCGCACGGCCGCCGCCGTCACTCCATTGTCGCCCGATGACGAGGGCCTGCTGCTTCCTGTCGCCATTCAGCGCCTCGACCTGCACCGACGCCTGCCCGCGCGACTGTGGACCTTCGCCACGCAGCGCGCTGAAGTCGAAGCGGCGGGGCACCCCATCACCGACATGACCCTGTGCGCGGAGGACGGCACCGTGGTCGCGTCCCTCACGGGCCTGTCTGTCCGCAGGGCGGACCGTGAGGTCTTGTTGCGTGGCCTCGAAGTGGACTGGCGGGAGTGGCTGTACCGCGTCGCCTGGAGCCCGTGTGCGTCACCGGAGGCCGCGCGCGCGGCGGGTCAGCACTGGGTCCTCTTCATCGACGACGGCGGCTTCGGGGACGAAGTGGCCGCGCTGCTCGAACGACTCGGTGCGCGCATCACTCGCGTGCGCAAGGGCTCGGAGTTCATCCCTGGCTCCGAAGGCTTCCAGGTGGACCCCGCGGCGCCCGCTCATTTCGAGCAGTTGTTCGCGGCCTGGGACGGCGCGCCTCCTCATGGGCTCATGTACCTCTGGGGGCTCGACACGGAGGAGTCGTTGGAGTCCGCGCAACGCTCCGGCTGCGTGGGCGCGCTGCATCTGGTGAAGGCCCTGGCTCGACGCTCCGGGGCGCCGGCTCCTCGAATGGTCATCGCCACCCGGGGCACGCAAGCGCTGCCCACCGATGTGCGGGGGCCGCGCATCTCGCAGGCGCCGCTGTGGGGATTCGGGCAGGCGGTGTCGACCGAGCTGCCAGAGCTGCGCTGTCTCCGCGTCGACCTTCCCGGTGAGCCGGGTCCTGTTGACGCCGAGGCGCTCCTCCGTGCGTGCGCGCTTCCCGAGCAGGAGTCCCAGGCCGCCGTGCGAGAGGGGGCGCTGTACACCGCTCGACTGGAGCGGGCCCGGCCTCGTGCGGCGTCGCGGAAGCTGGAGGTCTCCGAGGAGGCGTCCTACCTCGTCGCGGGGGGCCTGGGCGGACTCGGCCTCCGGCTCGCGGGTTGGCTGGCGGACCGGGGCGCGAAGCACCTCCTCCTCTTGGGAAGGCGCGGACCCTCACCGGATGCGCAGCGGCGAATCGCGGCGCTGGAAGCGCGAGGTGTCCACGTGCGAGTGGCCCAGGCGGACCTCGCATCGCGTGACGCGGTGGCGGCGGTCCTGGCCGAGGCGCGGCGTGCTCCTCCGCTGCGAGGCATCTTCCACGCGGCGGGCCTCCTCCGCGACGGCACGCTGGTCCACCAGACCGCCGAGAGCCTTCACGAGGTGCTGGCCCCCAAGGTCCAGGGCGCGTGGAACCTGCACGAGCTCAGCGCTGGGATGCCGCTGGACTTCTTCGTCTGCTTCTCCTCCGCGGCATCTCTCCTGGGGACGCCGGGGCAGTCGAACTACGTCGCCGCGAACGCCTTCCTGGATGGGCTGGCCCACCTCCGTCAGGCACAGGGGCTCCCCGCGCTGTCCATCAACTGGGGCTCCTGGGCGGAGACGGGCATGGCCGCGCGGCTGGGCTCGGCGGCCGAGGGAACACCGGCGGCCCTGGGGTTCGAGTCGATTCCCGTCGAGCGCGGGCTCGACATCCTCGAGCGCCTCATGGGGGGCGCGGGCGCCTCGCTCGGTGTCTTCCCCGTCGACTGGAAGCGGCTGGGAGAGAAGTGGCCAGGGCTGGCGCGTCAGGACTTCTTCCAGGGGCTGCTCGGTGGGACACCGCAACAGCCTCGGTCGCCCGCCTTCCGCGCACAACTGGAGGCCGCCGCGCCGGGCCGCAGGCTGGAGCTGCTGCGTCAGCACGTCTCGAGTCAGGTCTCGCGGACGTTGGGGCTCGCGGAGTCGGAGCGGCTCTCGGGCCACGAGCGCTTGTTCGACCTCGGCTTCGATTCGCTGCTGGCGGTGGAGCTCAAGAACCGGCTCGCCAGCAGCCTGGGCAGGAACCTGCGTTCGACGCTGGTCTTCGACTTTCCCTCGGTGGCGGGGCTCGTCTCGCACCTGTCGGGAGAGCTGGGACTCGGCGGGGAGGCACCGAAGCGAGTGGAGGGACCCGTCCGCGACGACACCCTGGCCGCGGAGATCCAGACCCTGTCGGAGCAGGAACTCACCTCTCTCATCGACCAGGAGCTGATGAGCGCGCTCACCCGCTGA